The DNA window gggatagttgtaaagactgcttagtttaatttggaaattagcagttaatcatgtttaattatgaaaattatttatagatatttaaataattattatgctgttattattgaattctgaaatgcattttatgtcatttagtgattttcataagtttgcatttctggtgcccggtaacatggaactcggtgtttggctcagtaaaatcacaacttagtatgttagtagattgggttggtttattagacattgggaatgtcgggattggccgggaatttagaatttcctaaaatacccccctttagtgctctttatgttattttagtgtgaagggggcaagatggtcattttgccccattattgttttgtcctttagtggactctatttagttaaattatatgtttattaatgttaattttggctgaaataaagggTTGGGTTGCATGTTTACTCTTTTTATTCAAAAtctaagttagaaaaaaaatcaaggaaaagcattttctctcaactctctttctctctattttcggccccTTGAACAGCAAGGTTCTTTGAGTTTTTTCTTGTGAATTCATCTCCTTTATGGTGTTCtaatcaagctaggttagctcctaatctttctctcttttagtttgttgaaaatgatgaaaaattgAGTAATGCATGTCTAAttttgaagttgttgttgctgctgtagttcTAAGTTGTTTCTGTGATTTTTATGCTTGGATTGATTGGATTAGAGGGGTTGTAATGCATGCTTGTTACCTTTGTTtaagtttgtgaaattttagtacaaaagctatggttttcaaagtaaaTTCTTGATTTTCGTTGCTGTGGTTGCTGTTATGGTTAGGTAGTGTTTTCTGGTGTTAAATGATGTTGATATATGTTTagttatgcatgatttagtggctgtttggagggattagccaagttttgagttttatactcaatcttgaacctccaatggtgatttttgattctgtgaattctgggtggttttgttgctttagaaatgttctatgggatgtttagaacaggtctggaaggttttgtgtgttttggatttgatttgaaagagttatgaatttttggttgaatcctgcgaggaaccggaatttcggttgtgcatccaaaatttcggatggggttcaggaatttcaagaaccggaattccggttgggaaattttctggaaccctagattttctcgtttttatgttatttagggtatttccatgctttttatcgatagggaaacttttagtttctagtttaagtccccgggaagtgatttagcgtatcacttatagtgttgtgattgttatggtttaggagcctgtaaaccgcgcGTTAGCTTCGTTCCAACAGTTGACCtaagcacacctgaattcggaattgaggtaagattagtataacagtatgcatatacattacatgtttagcgtgcatgttaggaagcctgttagattacattagatatatatgttggcttcgaaccatccgactgtgtcacatcggtacaggctagagtatgactagcagctggagtatgaccagtgtactgagtataggctgatactgtaacacatcggtacaggctagagtatgactagcagctggagtatgaccagtgtaccgagtataggctgttacttgtcaatagtaccgtcttatgaacgttcaggactcagtatcgtgtgggacacgacagttagggttatggtcaggggtatgggcgtctgatcataactcgggatttatgtatgtttatttgcttatgcttttcttactgagtctgtcgactcacagtgctatgtttatgtgtaggtaagggaagggctaaggctgaaggaccgtgagagcgagccggtgaagattgtacatgtcggggccgttaggcctggagcgtacgatcctcgggacagcaaggctatttttgtaattagtcgctaggcgacaagtatttggtatagtcagtgaacttttataaaatgttttgtaatcgggatctcgagtattttgtataaatattttataagtttaattagaaagccaaaaattttaattaatcacgatttctataaacctcgttgattagcaacgagctgcacaatatgtttaaaaatcacgtaatacgcctatgctagttagggtgttacataaaaACACACTAAGgagtattttgggaaattctgaaatcccgaccattcccgacattcccaatgtctaaattaTTGACTTGCtttactaaaaatactaagatgtgattctaatagccataCATCGCCTACCAATGTTGCCGAGCACAAATTaagcaaaattataaaatttctatatgtgacataaaaatgcattctgaattcaaataaatcatcataaataattaattcaatactaataaatgattttcataattgaaccctaattatctactaatttctaaattaagacTAGGCGATCTTTACAAtaatacttatccaaggtgtaagtaaattttatcgctgattattacatcagtgtaaatccagtgcatgCATGAATCATGGCATATAagcttttaaatatataatcatgattatattccactgtgttgacaacactataatcatgataacTATATGAACagaatttaatagaatttatacattaaatatataatcatgtgaaccatgcaacataaaatgatttttgatcttttattaattagtaaatgtgattatattgaaatgaattttatttaggacataaaatctAAACTTTACCTTGTCCGAATATTCCAGCTTATTCTTCTAATCAATTGTTTACAAATGATAAATTACTTTGGATGATACTTCATGTAGCATACTACTTGTTCAGGTCATGATATATTATTCACATGTCACTTAGATAAATGCCACGTCAACCTGTGCCCATTTTAGAATGACAAATAATAATCTTTAAATTAATAcacctaataaatatataaatatatgtcttATTATAGTAAttcttaacaaaaaaaaaaggttcaattgtataattataaaaatggtAAACAGCAGCATAAGTACTTAAAATTTTTGAGTTTGTAAGCTACATAACTCTAATGATTTTCTTTTAGAGCGGTATAAGTATTTAtaatttgtaaaactgtaatttttttctagTTTCGTAAATACAAACTCtactttaaatttattaaaaaagaatttGAAAGTATCTGATATTACTACATATTTCCATCTAAACTTAAGAGCACTCTTAATAAATAAGCTAAAATAgcccaattttaaaattataaagaaaaaagtACAATTTTGAGCTTCCACTAAGTGAGCTAAAGCTTAgctattatacatatattttaattcaataattaGTACTTAGTTAAATATAGAAATTACTGagctaaaatatattttattattattatttaattatttttacataCGTGTTGattattatatttgttttataaaataagtgaaatatattaaaaatgttatatttaagaaaaaataaagaaattaatatATGGTGTAATGTAAAAGCAGGGTCGGTCCCGAAAATTTATGGGCTTAAGACGAATTAAATTTTTGGATCCTCACTctcgaaaatatatatataaaaaaaatattaaaatgagtgTTATGGGATTCAAACTCATgacattatataatatattatagggTAAATAGCGACACAAGTacctaaagttttaagtttataagcggcataaactctatgtttatttttagtgggataagtacccaatgtttataaaactgtaattttcctccaattttgtcagtacagactccgttttgaatttattaaaggaacatttggaagtaactgatactacatgTTTATGTCTAGAGCCAATGATCAAGAATCTGGACCTTATATGTGGTAAATGATAGAGCTTGTACTGacgaaattagagaaaaattataattatataaacattgggtacttatgccgctaaaaataaacattgtgATTATGGCACTtataaatttagaattttgggtacttatgccactatttacccTATATTATACAACCCAACTAACTACCTtatgaatattaattatttataatacatttaatttttcttaaataaaagcctaaaaaaattttttattttttattttgggctcccgaaaagtgtgggccctaggaatagacctagcccgcctatgcctaggacAGCCCCTGTGTAAAAGTgtccaataaaattaaaaaaaaaatgaaattttgatAAGTTATTTTGAAGAATAGAGTAGGAAAAATAATAGGAGTGTAATGATTTAAAATCTCAACATTATTTAAGACATTAATAGAGTTTCTACTTACTGAATTGAAGAAATGttagaattttaaaaatattaggtccttaaaaacaattattaaatttagACTGCTTACAAATTCAAAACTTTAAGTACTTATGTTGCTATTTACTCttataagaaaaagaaatacaatattatctttttaaaaaGTTGTGTTTAAAAATAAGTAtgttgtataaatatattttaggctaattatgatttttgtcccctgaactttgacatatactaaatcttgtcccctgaacttttaaggtcgttaaaaatctCCCTGAActtttgagattgttggatttaaggattttttttttcaattttagtaaaaaaggtctaacatggatgaaagttcaaatGCCATAaattagtacatgtcaaagttcgaggggcataatttggtagatatcaagtaaaattgaatgaaattagacaaaagtccttaaatctaacaatctcaatagttcataggcatttttaacgaccttaaaaattcAGGAACCATAATTtgatacatatcaaaatttagggggcaaaaatcctaattaacctatattttaatgcttcttatttatttatttacttatttattttttttaaaaaaagtttaaatatataaattgtgGGATTTGGAAGTGATGGTAGAGGGTAATATGGTAAAAGAAGCAAAGAGCAAAACCGGGTCAGCGTTCacgaaaaagaagaagaaacggTCTCGTCTCGGACCATTTCACTCGCACTGCTTACATATATAACCCTCAAAAATCAATCTTTATTTAGAACACttctattctctctctctctcttctttttctcCTTTTCAATTTTCCCGAGACAGTGAGAAAGAACCATCAAATTTCAGTTAATATGCGGGCAACAGAGAACAACCAGGGTTCGTTTCTGAACCGAATTAGTATACGCCGCAATCAGATTGTGTCTATGGATGTAAACCATGAACAAGAGCTCCAAGACCTCGACCTCTTTCAGAAACGTGTCAGTGATCGATTCTCTAACCTCTTTTCACCCTCTGATGAATCCCCTATCGCCGGCGCCGGTGAAACTGCCCTCCTCTCTATCGCCTGGCTTCGGAAGCTTCTCGACGTTTATCTCTGCTGTGAAGCCGAGTTCAAGGTGCTTCTCTTAATGGGTCGGGACCCGGCTCATATCTCGAAAGCCCCGCTGGATCGTCTCGTCCCGGAGCTTCTCGACCGTGCAGTCAAATCTTTGGACATTTGTAATGCTGTCACTCATGGTGTCGAGGCAATACGGCATTGCCAGAAGCTCGCGGAGATCGCTGTTTCGGCTTTGGGTCAGAAGCCGGTCGGAGATGGTCAAGTCCGGCGAGCCAAGAAGGCTTTGAATTCATTGATTGCGGCCATGGCGGTCGAGGACAAAGACGGCATCGGAGGTAAATTTTCAGACAGAGCTTGGTCTTTTGGGCGAAAAGGAGGGGCGGGATCCGCCTCGAGTAAGGATCGAAGCGTCGGGCAATTCAGGTCTCTCTGGTGGGGAATGGCTAAAGGGTGGTCGGCGGCGAGGCAGCTTCAAGCAATGTCATCCAACTTGGTGGCGCCGCGTGGGGCTGAGTCAACCGGGTTAGCTCAACCGGTTTATATAATGAGCACTGTTATGATGTTTACGATGTGGGCTTTGGTGGCTGCGATTCCCTGCCAAGAGAGGACTGGTTTGGCGACTCATTTTCCAATACCAAGGCATTTGTCTTGGGCTCAACCCATGATCGGATTACAAGAGAAGATAGCCGATGAgtggaagaagaaggagaagaaaggGTCATTTGGGTTATTGGATGAGATACAGAAATTGGAGAAGCTGGGCTTTTCATTGACGGAATTTGCCGAGTCTTTTCAGTTTCAAGCAGAGTCTGATCGGCTCGAAGAGGTGGCGACCCAGGTGGCCGAATTGGCTGAAACTTGCCAGAAGATGGAGGAGGGTTTGGTTCCTTTGCAGCAGCAAATAAGAGAGGTGTTCCATAAGGTTGTGAGGACTAGAACAGAGGTCCTTGAAGTGTTGGACCAATCTGGTAAAGTGTCTACCCCCACaatgtaaaaataattgaataaaatatatgtgTGGTTTAATGCTTAATCACTCACTAATAGTATTGAGGTAAAACTAAAATCTTCATGATCCCTTGTTCAAATATGATCTTTTGAATCCTTTTTTTGGTTcatgaagacatggactcattGAACCTGAAAGGTTGGATCATAGTGGTGTGTCCATAGCGGtgtcaaaatattttgattGAGCTTATAGCTTAATTTAACCACTCAGGGTGTGGTGAAGtttgcttgatttttttttttccctttttttttaatcttaatgtgaattcttctctttttgagtaacttgtaattttgttattttggtTTTTTTGAGTACATAAACACTCTAATTAAAGAATGTAGATAAAGATAACCAAATTTTATTTGTTCTTGTTATGTCCCCAATTCACGATGGAAATGATTGGAAAATTTGCACGCCATTAAATGACAGCCTAGAGAATGTGGTTGCCATGTTCATATGTGTtctggtttttcttttttgttttttttttttttgaaagttgtGGTTGTCATGTTGTGGGTGGTGCCGATTTCGTTGGAATTAGTCCCTAATAAAAGGTATCTACTGTACATTCTACAAAGAGAGGAACAATTATCGACTTTTGATTACattaattatgtatataaatattttaggtATATTGGACTTGGTATAGGCCTTTCTAAAAACAATAATTCATAATGTTTCTTTGAATAAATAGAAAAACAAGTGAAGTGAATctataaatataacaaaaagGTATTCTACCAAATGCATGACGACAGTGACGACTTTTATCCTATACTTGTACCGAAAGAAAGAGTAAACAAGAGAGGACTTCGTCAGCTTGATTCTTCTTGGCGCAAATAGATAAGCACTTGATAGTGATGACTGATGaggttaaatatattttactcaGGTCACTCTTTTGTATGCAATtcttgattatattattatatagttacttcttttttcttttcttttttttaatggaaaatcaaattttattaataattaacttGTCCTACCAAATAAGAGAACAACTCAGTTAGGCATATGAGGCTATGAAATGAAGACTTCAGCAAACTTTAGTAATCTATAAACCACTACATTAGTTCATTGTTTaatgaaaacaacataaatattTCTTAATTTAGCAAACATACATTTATCGTTTTGAATCACAAGACTAAACAAAGAAATCATATTCAGAGAACTCCTTAACGCTTGTATACTACCAAACAATTAGAACATGTTTGGtatcattttttgttttttgttttcgaaaaattgttttagaaatgagaacaaaaaatagtttttgaagtttttaaaaacaagtcatgtttggttagtgttttttaaaaacaatattgaccaaaagtgaattggtttttaaaatagaaaataacattttgttgttttcaaaatttttgttttttgtaactttattttttgaaaactgttttcaaaaaacaaggccaaaaaagctaaattgttttcaaaaaataattttctgtttttaaaaacaaaaaacagttttttagttatgacgCCAAACATGCACTTAGTCTCTAGAATGATTTGATTCTATTATTTGTTCTTTATCTAGCTGAGAGCCTCACAAACTCCCTGCAAAAAAAACTAGTGTGACCTTCAATCAAAAACCATTTGTCATCCCAAGCTAATTGAAGCCATAACCATGTCATTCCATAAATAATGTTGCATCTACATTGACCTTGACACTATAAACTTGTGGTAATAAAATCCAATTCTCTGCCCCATCACCAACCTACAAACTAGAGCATGAAGACTCCACCTTAGAGTTTTGAGCATTCTTTCATTGTTCAAGGTATCCTCTTGTAGAAGCGATAATATATGAAGCCCCAATACTTTCCTCTTCCAAACCACATTGTTACGAGGCCCCCATATgggaaaaaaaatagtttccaCCAAGCATCCTTTATCAGCATTCATTAGTCTAAAAAGTTCCATACACCAATCAAGAAAACCATCATATGTGCTCTACTTGTTTCAATCTCGATTCTATTTCAGGACAGCTTAACCACCTGACAGTCACCCTTTTAGTCAAAATTTGAATCATAGTAAGAAGACACCTTATACCAACACATCACATCAACTTTTCCACTTTTGGAGGCAGCTTCAATTTTCGCAAACACTTCCTAAAATAAGAAGCATCCACAATTTCTACTTGCCATTAATTTGTTGAAGAATAGTATATGCACTTTTAACAGTATACAAAACATATATTTATCAACATCTCGTGTTAACTATAACAGAATGCTTAGCATGAGCAATCAACTTCTCGTCCCAACTCCCCCACCAAGTACCAAAAAATAACTAACTATAGCATTTAGCGAATTTGGAAGATTATAAATAATCAGTGAATTGTTATTATCAGGAAGCCATGGTTCACCCAAAACATCAACACAACTCCCATCTCCAATGCATCAGCGAATCTCATTGTGCACCAAATGTTGGGCCTACCAAATGCTACACTAAACAAAGTTGGATTTTCCCAAGTTTAGTATTATAAGATAATTCCCTTTTGGGAGGTACTGTGCTTTAAAAACTTTGGTGGCCAACAAATCTGGTCATGTGAAAAGTCTGCCTTGTTTCTCAAAAAAAGTAAGATTAAAGTCTTTTCTTTGAAAACTCATACCACCCACACTTTTGTGCCTACACAACGAGTCTCAGGATATCCAATAGATACCTGTTCCAGAATTGTTCAATGACCTCCACTAGAA is part of the Cannabis sativa cultivar Pink pepper isolate KNU-18-1 chromosome 5, ASM2916894v1, whole genome shotgun sequence genome and encodes:
- the LOC115717435 gene encoding protein ROH1A, producing MRATENNQGSFLNRISIRRNQIVSMDVNHEQELQDLDLFQKRVSDRFSNLFSPSDESPIAGAGETALLSIAWLRKLLDVYLCCEAEFKVLLLMGRDPAHISKAPLDRLVPELLDRAVKSLDICNAVTHGVEAIRHCQKLAEIAVSALGQKPVGDGQVRRAKKALNSLIAAMAVEDKDGIGGKFSDRAWSFGRKGGAGSASSKDRSVGQFRSLWWGMAKGWSAARQLQAMSSNLVAPRGAESTGLAQPVYIMSTVMMFTMWALVAAIPCQERTGLATHFPIPRHLSWAQPMIGLQEKIADEWKKKEKKGSFGLLDEIQKLEKLGFSLTEFAESFQFQAESDRLEEVATQVAELAETCQKMEEGLVPLQQQIREVFHKVVRTRTEVLEVLDQSGKVSTPTM